DNA from Bacteroidota bacterium:
GTAACGGAAATTTATATTATGTTTTTCTGCAAGAGTTTTTATTTCATTGGCGTCACCTTCAACACAAATTGTATCGAAATAATTTTTGCTTGATACGCTGTAACCTAAGTCTGTCAAAGCTTTTGCAAGCGATGCAGCATTGTTATGTATATTTTGTGCGATTGATTTCAATCCTTTGGGGCCATGATATACGGCATACATCGCAGCCATATTTGCCAATAAAACTTGGGCAGTACATATATTAGAAGTTGCTTTTTCGCGGCGTATATGTTGCTCACGTGTTTGCAATGCCATACGCAAAGCACGGTTGCCTTGTGCATCGATACTCACTCCAATTAAGCGGCCTGGCATATTGCGTTTGAATTCATCTTTGGTTGCAAAGAAAGCTGAGTGCGGACCACCATAACCGAGTGGTACACCAAAGCGTTGCGAAGATCCAACTGCTACATCAAAACCCATTTCGCCTGGTGATTTTATGATAGTTAATGCCATTAAATCTGTGGCAGCAACAGTGAAAATTCCTGCAGCTTTTGCTTTGTTGCAGAACTCTGAATAATCAGAAATTTCGCCATGAACATTCGGGTATTGTAATATTGCCCCGAAGAATGATGAATCAAAATCAAAGTCAGCGGCATTGCCAAAAACCAATTCAATTCCAACAGGTTCGGCACGACAAATTAATACATCTTTGGTTTGTGGAAATACATCATTGGCTACAAAAAATTTATCTTTTCCGTCGGCGGCTTGTGCGTGCAACATGTGCATAGACTCAGCAGCGGCGGTACCTTCATCGAGAAGTGAAGCATTGGCAATTTCCAAACCTGTGAAATCGCAAACCAAAGTTTGATAGTTCAACAAACTTTCTAAGCGACCTTGGGCAATCTCTGCTTGATAAGGTGTATATTGTGTATACCAACTTGGGTTTTCAAAAACATTACGTAAAATAACTGTGGGTGTTAATGTTCCATAATATCCCATTCCGATATAGCTGCGGAAAACTTTATTTTTGCTGGCGGTTTCTTTCAACTCGATTAGCAAATCATTTTCGCTGATAGGTGCGGGCAAATTCATAGGTTGCTTGCGGCGAATATGTGCAGGTATGGTTTTGTCGATTAGTTCATCTACGCTGCTCATGCCAAGGGTTTTCAGCATCTCTGTGGTTTCGTGTGCATTGGGGCCAATGTGGCGTTGTTGAAAATTTTTGTCAGACATTTTGGTGCTTGTTGTTAATTTTTATATTGATTAGTGATACCTCTTAAAAGGCCCACAAAAATAATCAAAATAATGGATTTTTTTTGGGGAAAATTTGGACATCTCTGAGCACCTTTTGGAACGTTTTAAACTTTCCAAAAGGTAAACGTACGTTGCACATGGTTGGCGTCCTCACCAATCATTTCTTATTATGTTTATATATAACTATGCGATTGGTGGGATTACGGCAACTGTCTTGAAGATACGAGTCTCATATCTTTCGCGTCCGTAGAGGGACTTTGGAGTAGTGCTTCATTTCTAATACCGACACTCAATATATAATAGTCCAAAAGAAAGGGACTAATCCCCCCGCATTCCGATAATTATCGGGATTAAGCGGGGCTTTCGGGATGTAGTTCGGTATTACCATTCTAAAAACCTAAAATAGTCCAAAGGCTATTTTAGGTTAAGAATTGGTATAAAAACCCCAGAGGGGTGGTATTTTGGTAATAATAATAGAATTGAGCATGCACAAGTCCTGTAGGAACGAACGTTCCATTAACTTAAGGACATTGCCCTCTTGGACTTTAAAACAGTTTATATTTGAGCAAAAGAAGCATGAACACATATCCCAAAGGAATATGATATTGGTAAAAGCATAATGTATGAGTAAGCCCAAAGCCCATTTAGGGACGCGATGTCACAACTTTCGAACAGCAGTGGTGAGGAGACCTACAGCGGAGCAAGAAAGATAAAAATACATCAGACTGCAATTACCTTATCATTTTCGAACACCCTATGTTCACCGTGTGCTACATAACCCAATTGATTAGTAAGCAACATTGTTTTACCAATTGAGAAATCGGGTATATTACAATGATGGTGCCCATAAATCCAATAGTCAATATTTGATTGCTCGATTAAATCATATAATTCTACCGCAAATGCCTCATTCAAAATAGTATTTTTGTATTGTGGAGGGTAGTTCAATAAAGTAGGAGCATGGTGAGTAATAACCACATTTGTACAATCATTATTTTCTGATATTGTCGAATTTATAAAACTCAAACTTTCAAAATGCAATTGATTATATTGTGTAGTGGATAATCTAATATTATTAAATTTTATCACCCTAAAATCATTCATACTTCTTTCAATTTCCCATGATTTTTGTTCGCTTATTTTCGACCAAAGTGTTGAGAAAATAAATTGAATGCCTTGTTGTTGAATAGAGATATTATTTATTAAGAAAAGATTGTTTTTATTTTTTCATTCAAGACACCACATTTTTTCGCCAAATCAAAATGATCGTATTCATGATTGCCTGGCAACCAATATACAGTTTCGAAATTATCGGCACAGAAATTGAAAAAATCTTTATGCTTATCCATTGAAGCAAATGGCACAATATCGCCAGCCAACAATAGAATATCGCCCACAGACTTTATTGGAAATTCTTTTAGAAAAGCCTTGTTTTCCGAAAATTCCAAATGCAGATCAGAACAGTATTGAATTTTCATTTCTAGAAATATTTATTCCCTTTTAGATTTAACTCGCTTTATTACGCTTTCTAAATAGTTCATCAACGATTCTCCTTCTTCAATTTGGACAGATTGAAAACCCTCCGAAAACATATTCAATAAATCATTATATGCTTTAAAGTTTTCTTTTAGTATATCTTCGCTTTCTGTCTCCCAATATTTCCCTTCATCTGTCATCGTAAAATCACTAAAATATTTTTTGCTAAGATATCTCAATAAACCAACAACTAGCATATGTGTTTTGTAATCTGCAAATTGTGTTTTGGTGCAAAGCATATATAAGTACTTTTGCTCGTCTTCATTTGTGCTTTTGCCAAAAAACTTTAAGCCTGCTTTACTACTCATTCTTCCATTAGACAAAAAACAACAGGATACTGTTTCACATTCAGGTGGAGTAAGACTTATACCATATATATTCCTATTATATTTTTCATCGAATGAACTTGAAGGAAATTCAGTTTCATAAACAGTATATTTCCAATTAAATATTTCAACAATATCTTTTACCTCCGCCACCATTTCGCCCAATGATGCTCGCGGATTGAATCTCCCATTATAATGTATTGTTAATCCCATTTGATTGCTGTGTCAATTGATCTATTTGCAAATAATATGTCGACAAAAATAATAAAGGAAAGGATTATGTTTTAAACAAGTTTTATAATAATAATTCACGAGTTCACCTTTTGGAAAGTTTAAAACTTTCCAAAAGGTGAACGAAATCATTCCACCCCCAACTTCGCTTTCAATTCATTCAAATCCTCAATGAGTATCAAACTATCGGGAACCTTGGCGACCGTTTCATAAATCTCAGGCCACAAATTTGAATAACGAATTAATACAAAATCATTAGATTTGAATTCAGGAGTAATTTACTGATAGCAGCACCCATTCGGTCGCAGAAGTTAATATAATAAAAAATGAAAGTGATATGGCGAAACTATACAATGACTTTTTCAATCTGTTGTTATCATACTTAAAGAAAAAATTGACGCCATAAATCCACAATAAAAGTCCGAGAATTACAAAAAACAAAGTGGGCATATAATCATTAATCCACCAATTGCAATAGGTAAGCAAAAAACCTCCAATGAAAAATATGAGGCCGAGTATTTTTAGTTTTTTGGTTAGTGGCATTTTCTATAATAATTAATATGTTTCAAATCTATAACGGATTATATATAATTAAAAAATGAAAATAGTAAGATGCTGAAACGAGTTCAGCATGACGTCGCAACGGCAATGCAGTCCAACGTTCATATATAAATAGATTTTTGATAATTATATTTTTAACTAAACCCTGAAACAAGTTGCCATTGACCTATTTGTAGAATTGTAAAAAATTATTCCTCAGCATAACGGTTCGTCTATACTACAACCCCTTCACAAATTTCTTCCAATCCTCCGCAATTTGCCCTTTTAATACTCTAGGAAATTTTACCTGTGCACCGCCTTTGCCTTGGGCTGCAAGGAAGTTATTGAACTGCTCGTTAGGAATATAATATACATTCATGCGTTTGAGGGCATGGGTGCGTTCTACTATATAGTCATCATTCAATTCGCCCAACTTGGCGTCGAGTTTTTCTTTATATATAATTGTATCAAAAGGCTTATCACTTCCTATATACCAATCGTGGCCAATAGGTCCATCATCAGTTACACCTATTACACAAAATTCATTACTAATTAATCCCATTTCATTGCTCACAAAATTGAACGCATCATTCATATTTTCAACAGAAAGATGCTCTCCGCATAGACTCAGGAAATGTTTCGTACGTCCTGTAATTTTTATTTCTATATGTTTGAGCGAAGTGAAACGAATCGTATCACCAATAAGATAACGCCATGCTCCTGAACTGGTGGTAATAGCCAAGGCATAATCAACACCTTCTTTTACTTCCATCAATGATAATACTTTTGCATCTGGCAATATATTACCATCACTATCAAAATTTTCTTCATTGAAAGGAACAAATTCAAAATAAATACCGTTGTTCAAAAGCAATTTCATTCCATGCACATAGGGCCGTGCTTGAAAAGCCAGAAAACCTTCACTTGCCAAATAAGTTTCCCAATAATGCAAAGGTTTGCCACACATGGCATCTATACTTTTCCTATAAGGCTCAACCGATACGCCACCCCATATATATAGGGTAAGGTTAGGCCATATATCATGTATGGTTTTCACCTTATATCTTTCTATAATACGTTCGAACAAAAGCTTTACCCATGCAGGCACTCCAGCAATAGTTCCAGGATCCCAATTGGGGGCATTCTCTATAATATCTTCAATCTTTTCATGCCAATCTTTTAACGCCCTAATTTCGGGTTCGGGTTTGGTATAAGGCTCAAACCAAAACGGCACATTGCCGGAGGTGATACCGCTGAGGTCACCACTAAAATTAAGTCCATTAGACTGCAGGGTGGTGCTGCCGCCAATCATCAAATAATGTTTGTTGAGTACACCTTTTGGTATGTCTTTGCAACGTGCAATTCTTAAAAGTTGTTTGGCACTTCCACGGGTTATATATTTAATCGTGCTTTTGGTAACGGGTATATATTTGCTCGCACCTTCGCTGGTGCCGCTGCTCAATGCAAAATATTTCATTTTGCCCGGCCATGTTACCGATTCTTCGCCTTCATAAGCCTTTTGCCACCAAGGATGCATGGTAGAATAATTAGACAAAGGTACTTTCTCTTTGAAAAGGGCCATCACATTATCATTAAATACAATAGCAGAAAAGTGATAATGCTGCCCAAACTGGGTATTGCCTGCTTTTAAAAGTAATCTTTTAAGTGTGCGTAATTGTGATGCATGAGCCCGCTCAATGGGGTTTCCAGTCCTATTGCCACTTAAGGCTTTCCTCACAATTTGCGTAATACTTGTCATTAATTTTTATTTCCTTGCACCGCAAGCCAATACCGCAAATTAAACGCTATTTATCAATACAAAAAAATTATGCTTGTAAAAATGGGTTATTGATTTTCTCAAACCCAATGGTGGTGGGCTCTCCATGACCACTGTACACTTTACAATCGGGGGGCAAGGCAAATAGTTTGTTTTTGATAGAACTTATTAGAATATCATAGTCGCCACCGGGCAAATCGTAACGCCCAATACCTTGACGGAATAATACATCGCCTTGGAAAATTTCGTTGCTTGTTTTATTATAATAACCCAAGTGACCAGGAGCATGCCCGGGCAAAAACAAAACTTCCAAATTTGTATTGCCAAAACTAAGTGTATTGCCTTCTTCCAAATATATATAATCGGCGATGGGCATTGTAATATTGAAACCCATTGAAGCACCCCAAAGTATGCTATGTTCCATGGTAGCAATATCTATTTGGTTTATATATACGGGTATATTCCATTTGCCCACACAAAATCCTACACCCAATACATGGTCGATATGCCCGTGAGTAAGTACTACTTTCTCAGGAATTAAATTATTTTCAGTAATAAAATCAGATAGTATTTTTTCTTCTTCTCTATTATGACAACCGGGATCTATTATAATACATTGATTTGTATCATCCCATAATATATAAGTGTTTTCGTAGAAAGGGTTGAAGGTGAATTGCTTTGAATACATTTTTGATAGGGGTCGGTTCGCCGCGGCGAACGGGATTTAGGATTCGGGGTGGCTTACGCAAGGAAATATTTACAAGGTAGGAGGTAGGATTTTGCTGCTGCCATTATATTTACGATTTTTTATTGATGCGTGATTGACGATTATGGTACAATTGACAGAAGTGCAAATAGACTGCGTAGCCCAATGGTAAATTATAAATCATACATCATTCAATTCTAAGTTCTGTAATCAAAAAACTCCCAGAATTGCTTTTCATCAATATATAAATTTTATAAATGCCCGCATTGGTTTCAAGTTTTCCATTAATAAATTTTGTAGCGGCATCGCTCACACCTTTGTTGCTGATGGTGAAATTTTTTGGTTTGTTTTTAGCAAAAAAATCTTTCAGTATCATTTCTGCTTGGGTCTTACTATAGGTTTCCTCTCTGCCCATAATGCTGAGTTCGATGGAAGTATTGAAACTGCTGCTCAACTCAGTGGCATTGCCTGCTTTGATGTTTCGGGCGATTTTATCGCTCAAATCCTCGGCAAAAAAAGATATAAAAGCTGCGAAAACAATATATATAAAGGGCATTCGGGATAATATTTTTAGACTGCAAACTTAGCGAAAATTATGCCGAAAACAAAACAGAAGCAGTGGTTAGCCCGCCGCGGCGGGCAGTGGTTAGTAGTTAGTACCACCTGCTTGCCGCAGACAGGTTCGGCGTCAATAACTTTGATTAGACAACTGATTACTGATTACTAAATAACGGTCTACTGACAACTGATTACTGCCCGCCGCGGCGGGCTGATTACTGACCACTATTAACTGACTACTGACGACCAGCTACTAACTTTGCATTTTAATTTATAAACAACTATGAGTGATAAAGTAATATTAATGATTTTGGACGGCT
Protein-coding regions in this window:
- a CDS encoding metallophosphoesterase, encoding MNDFRVIKFNNIRLSTTQYNQLHFESLSFINSTISENNDCTNVVITHHAPTLLNYPPQYKNTILNEAFAVELYDLIEQSNIDYWIYGHHHCNIPDFSIGKTMLLTNQLGYVAHGEHRVFENDKVIAV
- a CDS encoding metallophosphoesterase encodes the protein MKIQYCSDLHLEFSENKAFLKEFPIKSVGDILLLAGDIVPFASMDKHKDFFNFCADNFETVYWLPGNHEYDHFDLAKKCGVLNEKIKTIFS
- a CDS encoding GH3 auxin-responsive promoter family protein — its product is MTSITQIVRKALSGNRTGNPIERAHASQLRTLKRLLLKAGNTQFGQHYHFSAIVFNDNVMALFKEKVPLSNYSTMHPWWQKAYEGEESVTWPGKMKYFALSSGTSEGASKYIPVTKSTIKYITRGSAKQLLRIARCKDIPKGVLNKHYLMIGGSTTLQSNGLNFSGDLSGITSGNVPFWFEPYTKPEPEIRALKDWHEKIEDIIENAPNWDPGTIAGVPAWVKLLFERIIERYKVKTIHDIWPNLTLYIWGGVSVEPYRKSIDAMCGKPLHYWETYLASEGFLAFQARPYVHGMKLLLNNGIYFEFVPFNEENFDSDGNILPDAKVLSLMEVKEGVDYALAITTSSGAWRYLIGDTIRFTSLKHIEIKITGRTKHFLSLCGEHLSVENMNDAFNFVSNEMGLISNEFCVIGVTDDGPIGHDWYIGSDKPFDTIIYKEKLDAKLGELNDDYIVERTHALKRMNVYYIPNEQFNNFLAAQGKGGAQVKFPRVLKGQIAEDWKKFVKGL
- a CDS encoding MBL fold metallo-hydrolase; this encodes MYSKQFTFNPFYENTYILWDDTNQCIIIDPGCHNREEEKILSDFITENNLIPEKVVLTHGHIDHVLGVGFCVGKWNIPVYINQIDIATMEHSILWGASMGFNITMPIADYIYLEEGNTLSFGNTNLEVLFLPGHAPGHLGYYNKTSNEIFQGDVLFRQGIGRYDLPGGDYDILISSIKNKLFALPPDCKVYSGHGEPTTIGFEKINNPFLQA
- a CDS encoding DUF4783 domain-containing protein; its protein translation is MSDKIARNIKAGNATELSSSFNTSIELSIMGREETYSKTQAEMILKDFFAKNKPKNFTISNKGVSDAATKFINGKLETNAGIYKIYILMKSNSGSFLITELRIE